In Candidatus Defluviibacterium haderslevense, the following are encoded in one genomic region:
- a CDS encoding caspase family protein, with protein MKNQILILVFALFVSAIEAQQSNANINAEKGIAPIKVVSDQSTVVSNTYAVVVGISDYQDPGIPDLRFADKDAEAFANFLRSKAGGSVHGDNLQLLTNAQATAGRIAEALDAIIEKAKKDDLVIIYFSGHGDVEGKKLTQPGFLLCWDAPSRVYMGGGTYSLSFLQEVVSTLSIQNQAKVVVITDACHAGKLAGSQIGGAQLTTSNLAKQYANEVKILSCQPNEFSLEGPQWGGGRGVFSYHLVDGLYGLADRNNDGQVTLGEIDRYLEDHVTAEAAPQSQVPILLGNKMDRLATVNSNVLVDLRKNKSLDMAVFASIESRGFEEEILSKADTTIQVMYKAFKQAVAQKRFLYPESDCAEKYYIQLEQVAELAPLRGIMKRNYAAALQDDAQQTINKYMKAEVHEVSLSPKTKITRYDDFPRQLARAAELLGENHYLYRTLQARKAYFEGFPLIFGGEFTQEMLQKAGSKFQEALSWDPDMPLALLGMEWFYGFGLAVADSAEYYARRATVNSPTWILPYVKLSVVYSEMLSDFVKSKEYLDLAAKIDSTSPLYWEAEGAYYFFQNRFTEAEVLLNKILATGSTSNCLPCSQKLLVKLYLETGRLEEALIISKQSILSDSSNYTSHISLGTVLTKMGRYNEAEEEFKVASFLSAQKTNPEVNLTYWRSFIYSHQNKMDEAFEAFEQSIKLGYDDYAWMVVDPDMALLRAQTVRWNALMKKYFPDKVKN; from the coding sequence ATGAAAAACCAGATTTTAATATTAGTATTTGCTCTATTTGTTTCTGCAATTGAAGCACAACAATCTAATGCTAACATTAATGCGGAAAAAGGGATAGCTCCGATAAAAGTCGTCAGTGATCAGTCGACAGTTGTCAGTAATACCTATGCTGTCGTTGTTGGCATCTCCGACTATCAAGACCCAGGTATTCCTGATTTGCGTTTTGCGGATAAGGACGCAGAAGCTTTTGCAAACTTTCTTAGATCCAAGGCTGGAGGTTCAGTTCATGGCGATAATCTCCAATTATTGACTAACGCTCAGGCTACAGCAGGGCGTATAGCAGAAGCTTTGGATGCCATTATTGAAAAAGCAAAAAAAGATGATTTGGTCATCATTTATTTCTCAGGTCATGGCGATGTGGAAGGAAAAAAATTAACTCAGCCAGGTTTTTTGCTTTGTTGGGATGCTCCATCACGTGTTTATATGGGTGGTGGTACTTATTCCTTGTCTTTTTTGCAAGAAGTAGTATCCACACTTTCAATACAAAATCAGGCAAAAGTAGTGGTCATAACCGATGCTTGCCATGCAGGAAAACTAGCAGGAAGCCAGATTGGGGGAGCGCAACTCACTACTTCCAATCTTGCAAAACAATATGCCAATGAAGTGAAGATCCTGTCTTGCCAACCCAATGAATTCAGTCTGGAAGGACCACAATGGGGTGGCGGACGTGGTGTTTTTAGTTATCACTTGGTAGATGGGTTGTATGGACTTGCGGACCGCAATAATGATGGACAAGTAACTCTTGGGGAAATAGATCGGTATCTCGAGGATCATGTCACAGCTGAGGCTGCACCTCAAAGTCAAGTACCCATTTTGTTAGGCAACAAAATGGATCGCTTGGCCACAGTAAATTCAAATGTCCTTGTTGATTTAAGAAAAAATAAAAGCTTAGATATGGCTGTGTTTGCTTCTATAGAGAGTCGCGGTTTTGAAGAAGAAATTTTGTCCAAGGCTGATACAACTATTCAAGTTATGTATAAAGCTTTCAAACAGGCTGTAGCTCAAAAGCGGTTTTTATATCCTGAAAGTGATTGTGCGGAAAAGTACTATATTCAGTTAGAACAAGTGGCGGAACTTGCACCACTTAGAGGAATCATGAAAAGAAACTATGCCGCAGCTTTACAGGATGATGCCCAACAAACTATTAATAAATACATGAAAGCTGAAGTGCATGAAGTTAGCCTTTCACCAAAAACCAAAATTACCCGTTATGATGACTTTCCTCGCCAATTAGCACGTGCTGCTGAGTTGTTAGGGGAAAACCATTATCTCTACCGAACCTTACAAGCCCGAAAAGCTTATTTCGAAGGATTTCCATTAATTTTTGGTGGCGAATTTACGCAAGAAATGCTTCAGAAGGCTGGTTCAAAATTTCAGGAAGCCCTATCATGGGATCCTGACATGCCGCTCGCTCTCTTGGGAATGGAATGGTTTTACGGATTTGGTTTAGCAGTGGCCGATTCTGCGGAATACTATGCTCGTAGAGCAACAGTGAATTCGCCCACTTGGATACTTCCCTATGTTAAGCTTTCAGTAGTTTATTCCGAAATGTTGTCTGATTTTGTAAAGTCTAAGGAATATCTCGACTTAGCAGCAAAGATTGATTCCACTTCACCACTTTATTGGGAAGCAGAAGGAGCGTATTATTTTTTTCAAAATCGTTTCACTGAAGCTGAAGTTCTATTAAATAAAATTCTCGCGACTGGTTCCACATCCAATTGTTTGCCTTGTTCTCAAAAGTTGTTGGTTAAACTTTACCTAGAAACCGGGCGATTAGAGGAAGCTTTGATTATTTCAAAACAATCTATACTTTCAGATTCCTCTAATTATACATCGCACATTTCTTTAGGGACTGTGTTGACAAAAATGGGTAGGTATAATGAAGCGGAAGAGGAATTCAAGGTAGCGTCCTTTCTTTCTGCTCAAAAGACAAATCCTGAAGTTAATTTAACTTATTGGAGGTCCTTTATCTATAGTCATCAAAATAAAATGGATGAAGCTTTTGAAGCATTCGAACAATCCATCAAACTTGGCTACGACGATTATGCATGGATGGTGGTTGACCCAGATATGGCATTACTACGCGCCCAAACCGTGCGATGGAATGCACTTATGAAAAAATACTTTCCAGATAAAGTTAAAAATTAA
- a CDS encoding caspase family protein — protein MKNKILILVFALIVAAVGAQQDIPKSKTEKGISPQTISNQQILANNTYAVVVGISDYQDPGIPDLRFADKDAEAFANFLRSKAGGSVHSDNLQLLTNTQATAGRIAEALDAIIEKAKKDDLVIIYFSGHGDVEGKKLTQPGFLLCWDAPSRVYMGGGTYSLSFLQEVVSTLSIQNQAKVVVITDACHAGKLAGSQIGGAQLTTSNLAKQYANEVKILSCQPNEFSLEGPQWGGGRGVFSYHLVDGLYGLADRNNDGQVTLGEIDRYLEDHVTAEAAPQSQVPILLGNKTDRMANVNSNILADLRKNKSLDMSVFASIESRGFEEEILSKADTNIQFMYKAFKQAVAQKRFLYPENDCAEKYYVQLEQLDVLAPLRGIMKRNYAAALQDDAQQVLNRLLISDPTIYGMSVKLQANKYELFPKYLERSAELLGEKHYLYFILMARMNFFKGYLLQLSNVNFNKNIGLRSIEYFNKAILLQEDFPLPYWQLSNVYGRIFNKLDSTKYYSKRAMDLQPNWLLPYLSMAIIMDKSFKQFEAADQYFELANQIDSNSAIILNGRGVYYEDQNEYLKAEVYYKKAVLTAPQFVYPYRNLGYIYMERKRFVESEEMFRIVLQLDSMNEFAITSLATLYLNVNQFAKSETYYVKALKIDSSAINFQNLGFFYVKTKKYKQAEQYFIKAIQLDSSLAVAFSNLGFIQKETKRFNEAEKNLKTAIQLDPNLAIAYLNLGSLQKETKRFIEAENNLKKAIELDPSADAYNGLGSLYLINQQFNVAEIVLNKAIQLDSLHKRSINDLGYLYYITGRLKESEVFFQLAYKIDPTDNYALNCLACLYSKFNQVDKAFTYLNLALEQGWNNIEQLENDDDLLLLRNQKEKWNALMKKYFPEIMK, from the coding sequence ATGAAAAACAAGATTTTAATTTTAGTATTTGCTTTAATTGTTGCTGCTGTTGGAGCACAACAAGATATTCCAAAATCGAAGACAGAAAAAGGAATAAGCCCTCAAACAATTAGTAATCAACAAATATTGGCTAATAATACCTATGCAGTTGTCGTTGGCATTTCCGATTATCAGGATCCAGGAATTCCTGATTTGCGTTTTGCAGATAAAGATGCGGAAGCCTTTGCAAACTTTCTTAGATCCAAGGCCGGAGGATCAGTCCATAGTGACAATCTTCAATTATTGACCAACACTCAGGCTACAGCAGGGCGTATAGCAGAAGCTTTGGATGCCATTATTGAAAAAGCGAAAAAAGATGATCTGGTTATCATTTATTTCTCAGGTCACGGCGATGTGGAAGGAAAAAAATTAACGCAGCCAGGTTTTCTACTTTGTTGGGATGCTCCATCTCGTGTTTATATGGGTGGAGGAACCTATTCCTTGTCTTTTTTGCAGGAAGTAGTATCCACACTTTCAATACAAAATCAGGCAAAAGTAGTGGTCATAACCGATGCTTGCCATGCAGGAAAACTAGCAGGAAGCCAGATTGGGGGAGCTCAACTTACTACTTCTAATCTTGCAAAACAATATGCCAATGAAGTAAAGATCCTGTCATGTCAACCCAATGAATTCAGTCTGGAAGGACCACAATGGGGTGGCGGGCGCGGTGTCTTTAGTTATCATTTGGTAGATGGATTATATGGACTTGCTGACCGAAATAATGACGGACAAGTTACTCTTGGGGAAATAGACCGATATCTCGAAGATCATGTCACAGCTGAAGCTGCTCCTCAAAGCCAAGTTCCCATTTTGTTAGGCAACAAAACGGACCGTATGGCGAATGTAAATTCAAATATCCTTGCAGATTTAAGAAAAAATAAAAGCTTAGATATGTCTGTATTTGCTTCAATAGAAAGTCGAGGTTTTGAAGAAGAAATTTTGTCCAAGGCTGATACAAACATTCAATTCATGTATAAAGCTTTCAAACAGGCTGTAGCTCAAAAGCGATTTTTATATCCTGAAAACGATTGTGCGGAAAAGTACTATGTTCAGCTAGAACAATTGGATGTACTTGCTCCACTCAGAGGAATCATGAAAAGAAACTATGCCGCAGCCCTTCAGGATGATGCCCAACAAGTATTGAATAGGTTATTAATTTCTGATCCAACTATATATGGTATGTCTGTAAAATTGCAAGCAAATAAATATGAACTATTTCCTAAGTATTTAGAGAGATCTGCAGAATTGCTTGGGGAAAAACACTACTTGTACTTCATTTTAATGGCAAGAATGAATTTTTTTAAAGGATATTTATTACAATTATCAAATGTCAATTTTAATAAAAATATAGGACTTCGATCCATAGAATATTTTAATAAGGCTATTCTATTACAAGAAGATTTTCCATTGCCTTATTGGCAATTAAGTAATGTGTATGGTCGAATTTTTAATAAATTGGATTCTACAAAATATTATTCAAAACGTGCTATGGATCTACAGCCAAACTGGCTTCTTCCTTATTTGTCAATGGCCATAATCATGGACAAATCATTCAAACAATTCGAAGCTGCTGATCAATATTTTGAATTAGCTAACCAAATTGATTCAAATTCAGCTATCATTTTAAATGGCAGAGGTGTTTATTACGAAGATCAAAATGAATATTTAAAAGCGGAAGTGTATTATAAAAAAGCTGTATTGACGGCTCCACAGTTTGTATACCCTTATAGAAACCTCGGATATATATATATGGAAAGAAAAAGATTTGTTGAATCTGAAGAAATGTTTAGGATCGTACTTCAATTAGACTCAATGAATGAGTTTGCAATTACATCACTTGCAACTTTATATTTAAATGTAAATCAATTTGCCAAATCTGAAACATATTATGTTAAAGCACTCAAAATTGATTCAAGTGCAATTAATTTTCAAAATTTAGGTTTTTTTTATGTTAAAACTAAGAAATATAAGCAAGCGGAGCAATATTTTATTAAAGCCATCCAACTTGATTCAAGTCTTGCTGTTGCTTTTTCAAATCTTGGGTTTATTCAAAAGGAAACCAAACGGTTTAATGAGGCAGAAAAAAATTTGAAAACAGCAATTCAACTTGATCCAAATCTTGCAATTGCATATTTAAATTTAGGTTCGTTGCAAAAGGAAACCAAACGGTTTATTGAGGCAGAAAATAATTTGAAAAAAGCCATTGAACTTGACCCTAGTGCAGATGCTTATAATGGTTTAGGATCATTGTATTTAATAAATCAACAATTCAATGTAGCAGAAATTGTTTTGAATAAAGCTATTCAACTAGATTCATTACATAAACGTTCTATTAATGACCTTGGATATCTTTATTACATAACAGGTCGGTTAAAGGAATCAGAGGTATTTTTTCAATTAGCATATAAAATTGATCCAACTGATAATTATGCATTGAATTGTCTTGCGTGTTTATACAGCAAATTCAATCAAGTAGATAAGGCGTTTACCTATTTGAATCTAGCTTTGGAGCAAGGATGGAATAATATTGAGCAGTTGGAAAACGATGATGATTTATTGCTTTTGCGAAATCAAAAGGAAAAATGGAATGCACTGATGAAAAAATATTTTCCGGAAATAATGAAATAG
- a CDS encoding tetratricopeptide repeat protein, which yields MKNQILILIFTFLVKVSYAQENATHMPSEKIANQKTVGQQSEAYYKQEIVSDPNNAINYYNLGLYYASLYQFDDAEVQYNKAIELDSNFGLAYTGLASLFLASGQMERAIAACERALKTDSLSAVNYLNMGVMQFQNMKFEVAEQSFLKGIEIDTMNAELCLNMGTLLMQISRQTEAIVYLKKALQINPNDPGSPYSLASIFSSQEQIEDGYTYLEIALKNGISFYDMLQVDVTLTSLRKDAVRWKALMKTYFPKKIK from the coding sequence ATGAAAAACCAAATTTTAATTTTAATATTTACTTTTTTGGTTAAAGTTAGTTACGCTCAGGAAAATGCAACCCACATGCCTTCTGAAAAAATTGCTAATCAAAAAACGGTTGGGCAGCAATCAGAAGCATATTATAAACAAGAAATTGTATCAGATCCAAATAATGCAATTAATTATTATAATTTGGGCTTATATTATGCAAGTTTATATCAATTCGATGATGCAGAAGTACAATATAATAAAGCCATTGAATTAGATTCCAACTTTGGATTAGCCTACACAGGTCTTGCTAGTTTATTTCTGGCTTCAGGACAAATGGAAAGGGCGATAGCAGCTTGTGAACGAGCCTTGAAAACGGACTCTTTATCAGCTGTCAATTATTTGAATATGGGAGTCATGCAATTTCAAAATATGAAGTTTGAAGTAGCGGAGCAAAGTTTCTTAAAAGGCATTGAAATAGATACAATGAATGCGGAACTATGTTTGAATATGGGAACGCTATTGATGCAAATCAGTCGACAAACTGAGGCAATTGTTTATTTAAAAAAAGCATTGCAAATTAATCCAAACGACCCGGGATCGCCTTATAGTTTGGCAAGTATCTTTAGTAGTCAAGAGCAAATAGAGGATGGATATACTTATCTAGAAATTGCTCTAAAAAATGGTATTTCATTTTATGATATGTTGCAAGTAGATGTTACACTGACATCATTGAGGAAGGACGCGGTACGATGGAAAGCATTAATGAAAACATATTTTCCTAAGAAAATAAAATAA